GACCGGGGCGGGGGGCTGCTGTGCATGCACTCGGCCTCGATCTGCTTCGACGACTGGCAGGGCTGGCCGCGCGTCCTGGGCGGCTGCTGGACCTGGCCCAAGTCCCACCACCCGCCGCTGGGCTGGACGGGCGTGCGGGTGCACGGCAAGCATCCGGTGGTCGACGGGCTGCGCGACTTCGACGTGGTGGACGAGGTCTACAGCGACCTCGACGTGCTGCCCGACGTGGAGCCGCTGGCCTCCGCCAACGGCCAGCCGCTCGTCTGGGCGCGGCCGGTGCGGCGGGGCCGGGTGTTCTACGACGCGCTGGGGCACGACACGCGCTCCTACGACAACGAGATCCACCGGACGCTGCTCCAGCGGGCGGCGCTGTGGCTGCTCAAGCGGCCGGTCACGATCACGGAGTAGCCGACCAGCCGCTCCA
The nucleotide sequence above comes from Nonomuraea gerenzanensis. Encoded proteins:
- a CDS encoding ThuA domain-containing protein, with amino-acid sequence MARNLILSGGLFHDFAATSEALARTLAEVGVESEITEDIAGALSEPSEVQLITVNALRWQMTQDRFADLRDQWRFGLPAQARTTLLDHLDRGGGLLCMHSASICFDDWQGWPRVLGGCWTWPKSHHPPLGWTGVRVHGKHPVVDGLRDFDVVDEVYSDLDVLPDVEPLASANGQPLVWARPVRRGRVFYDALGHDTRSYDNEIHRTLLQRAALWLLKRPVTITE